A section of the Desulfomicrobium escambiense DSM 10707 genome encodes:
- a CDS encoding glycosyltransferase, whose product MRCIQVVNVRWFNATAWYAMFLGRLLIEAGHEVLVLGLPGTLSARKGEEWGLPMKLMDLNTATPWGIAALYAELKGLVREFRPDVVNCHRGESFLLWGLLRKELGSFGLVRTRGDQRLPKANFVNRWLHNDVSDAVITTNSPMTRHFLDAFGMAPSRLHEILGGVDTTAFHPDAEARERIRAELGYGEHDFVVGLLGRFDRVKGQLELIKAVSRLRREGAGSLRLLLLGFDSATPEATVRGWIAEHGVEDVTTITGKRPDIPACLNALDLGVVASLWSETIARAALEIMATGVPLIGTDVGVMPDLLEPAALFPAGDVEAMALRIRAAMTDPSLMTALREGQCRRMGGLSEQAFLTHTLAVYEGLR is encoded by the coding sequence ATGAGATGCATCCAGGTCGTCAATGTGCGGTGGTTCAACGCCACCGCGTGGTACGCCATGTTCCTCGGCCGCCTGCTGATCGAGGCCGGACACGAGGTGCTCGTCCTCGGCCTGCCCGGCACCCTCTCGGCCCGCAAGGGCGAGGAGTGGGGGCTGCCCATGAAGCTCATGGACCTGAACACGGCCACGCCCTGGGGCATAGCCGCGCTCTACGCCGAACTCAAGGGCCTGGTGCGGGAGTTCCGGCCCGACGTGGTCAACTGCCACCGCGGCGAATCCTTCCTGCTGTGGGGACTGCTGCGCAAGGAACTGGGCTCCTTCGGGCTGGTCCGCACCCGCGGCGACCAGCGCCTGCCCAAGGCCAATTTCGTCAACCGCTGGCTGCATAACGATGTCAGCGACGCGGTCATCACCACCAATTCGCCCATGACCCGCCATTTCCTGGACGCCTTCGGCATGGCGCCGTCCAGGCTGCACGAGATCCTCGGCGGCGTGGACACCACCGCCTTTCACCCCGACGCCGAAGCCAGGGAGCGCATCCGGGCTGAACTGGGCTACGGGGAACACGATTTCGTGGTCGGGCTCCTGGGCCGTTTCGACCGCGTCAAGGGCCAGCTTGAGCTGATCAAGGCCGTGAGCCGGCTGCGCCGCGAGGGGGCGGGGAGTCTGCGCCTCCTCCTGCTGGGCTTCGACTCGGCCACGCCGGAGGCAACCGTGCGCGGCTGGATCGCCGAGCACGGCGTCGAGGACGTGACGACCATCACCGGCAAACGCCCGGACATCCCCGCCTGTCTGAACGCCCTGGACCTGGGCGTGGTGGCCTCCCTGTGGTCCGAGACCATCGCCCGGGCGGCCCTGGAAATCATGGCCACGGGTGTTCCCCTGATCGGCACGGACGTGGGCGTCATGCCCGACCTGCTCGAACCCGCGGCCCTCTTCCCGGCCGGTGACGTGGAAGCCATGGCCCTGCGCATCCGCGCGGCCATGACAGACCCGAGCCTGATGACGGCCCTGCGCGAGGGCCAGTGCCGCCGCATGGGAGGCCTTTCGGAGCAGGCCTTCCTGACCCACACCCTGGCCGTGTACGAGGGACTGCGATGA
- a CDS encoding glucan biosynthesis protein yields MKRQSLSTLLCTILLGASLVLSTAAFAATDLPTPTGGTNFDYAWLKGRARHLAEQPYVDHAGEIPESLKNLSWDAYMQLAFDSEHALWKSDASLFRAELFHLGLFFKTPITIYELQDGKVKEIDYTPDLFTYGKSGVKGKDLPKNLGFAGFRLRYHTDWTRDLIAFLGASYFRAVGGEMQYGMSARGLAVDTALPRDEEFPTFTHFWLEKPRPGSDTATVYALLDSPSVTGAYRFDIRPGQMLTMRVDAAVYPRKSIERLGIAPLTSMFMVGENDRRMNHDWRPELHDSDGLAMHNGNGEWIWRPLNNPPFLRFNAYMDHNPRGFGLVQRDQNFDHYQDDGVFYDKRPSVWIEPIGQWGTGSVQLVEIANLDETFDNIVAFWNPAEPVQAGQELLYSYNMYWGTTPPSQTKLGKVVDTFTGLGGVVGVIRKYYSQRFAVDFSGGDLAMIGKDTKIKPVLETSAGRIEITSVRPQHAINGFRCMFDVVPPDDTQTPINLRLYLEADGRSLTETWIYQWTPPAAGDRHLYNPGHLEKQPGAN; encoded by the coding sequence ATGAAGCGTCAGTCCCTTTCCACCCTGCTCTGCACGATCCTCCTTGGCGCATCCCTTGTCCTGTCCACGGCCGCCTTCGCCGCCACGGACCTGCCGACGCCCACCGGCGGAACCAATTTCGACTACGCCTGGCTCAAGGGCCGCGCCCGCCATCTGGCGGAACAGCCCTATGTGGACCATGCCGGCGAAATCCCGGAATCCCTCAAGAACCTGAGCTGGGACGCCTACATGCAGCTGGCCTTCGACTCGGAGCACGCTCTGTGGAAGAGCGACGCATCCCTGTTCCGGGCCGAGCTGTTCCACCTGGGCCTCTTCTTCAAGACGCCCATCACCATCTATGAACTGCAGGACGGGAAGGTCAAAGAGATCGACTACACCCCCGACCTCTTCACCTACGGAAAGTCCGGCGTCAAAGGAAAGGACCTGCCCAAGAACCTCGGCTTTGCCGGCTTTCGCCTGCGCTACCACACGGACTGGACCCGCGACCTGATCGCCTTCCTGGGCGCCAGCTACTTCCGCGCCGTGGGCGGCGAGATGCAGTACGGCATGTCCGCGCGCGGCTTGGCCGTCGACACGGCCCTGCCGCGTGACGAGGAGTTCCCGACCTTCACCCATTTCTGGCTGGAAAAACCCCGTCCGGGGAGCGACACGGCCACGGTCTACGCCCTGCTGGACTCGCCCAGCGTGACCGGCGCGTACCGTTTCGACATCCGCCCCGGCCAGATGCTGACCATGCGCGTCGATGCGGCCGTCTACCCCCGCAAGTCCATCGAGCGCCTCGGCATCGCCCCCCTGACCAGCATGTTCATGGTCGGCGAGAACGACCGCCGCATGAACCACGACTGGCGCCCCGAACTGCACGACTCCGACGGCCTGGCCATGCACAACGGCAACGGCGAGTGGATCTGGCGGCCCCTGAACAACCCGCCCTTCCTGCGCTTCAACGCCTACATGGACCACAACCCGCGCGGCTTCGGCCTGGTTCAGCGCGACCAGAACTTCGACCACTACCAGGATGACGGCGTGTTCTACGACAAGCGCCCGAGCGTCTGGATCGAGCCCATCGGCCAGTGGGGCACCGGCTCCGTGCAGCTGGTGGAGATCGCCAACCTCGACGAGACCTTCGACAACATCGTGGCCTTCTGGAACCCGGCCGAGCCCGTCCAGGCCGGCCAGGAACTGCTCTACAGCTACAACATGTACTGGGGCACCACGCCTCCGTCCCAGACGAAGCTGGGCAAGGTCGTGGACACCTTCACGGGCCTGGGCGGCGTGGTCGGCGTCATCCGCAAGTACTACAGCCAGCGCTTCGCCGTGGACTTCTCCGGAGGCGATCTGGCCATGATCGGCAAGGACACCAAGATCAAGCCGGTCCTGGAGACCTCGGCCGGCCGCATCGAGATCACCTCGGTCCGTCCCCAGCACGCCATAAACGGCTTCCGCTGCATGTTCGACGTCGTGCCCCCGGACGACACCCAGACCCCCATCAACCTGCGCCTCTACCTGGAGGCCGACGGCCGTTCCCTGACCGAAACCTGGATCTATCAGTGGACGCCGCCCGCCGCAGGCGACCGCCATCTCTACAACCCGGGCCACCTGGAAAAACAGCCGGGCGCCAACTAG
- a CDS encoding molybdenum cofactor biosynthesis protein MoaE: MDISKKIAELKTEPGFRENVGMVLVHNGVVRAWSRKDKGKVGRVKIEVDQAKVETIRKEIEARPGIFRAVAEARSGEYVPGDDLLFLIVAGDIRENVKPALADLLDRVKSEAVTKQELSE; encoded by the coding sequence ATGGACATCAGCAAGAAAATAGCGGAACTCAAGACCGAACCGGGATTCCGGGAGAACGTCGGCATGGTCCTGGTCCACAACGGTGTGGTCCGGGCCTGGTCCCGCAAGGACAAGGGCAAGGTCGGCCGTGTGAAGATCGAGGTCGATCAGGCCAAGGTCGAGACTATCCGCAAGGAGATCGAGGCCCGCCCGGGCATCTTCCGCGCGGTGGCCGAGGCCAGAAGCGGCGAGTACGTGCCGGGCGACGACCTGCTCTTCCTCATCGTGGCCGGCGACATCCGCGAAAACGTCAAGCCCGCCCTCGCGGACCTCCTGGACCGCGTCAAGTCCGAGGCCGTGACCAAACAGGAACTTTCGGAATAA
- a CDS encoding NFACT RNA binding domain-containing protein, with protein MDASVFRFVAEELAARIRGLRIEKVFAPLPDTWTFSMGRAGHLVLCTGKPTPFLFISPHKPENPPSPSGRAMWLRKRLRDRRVHGIVSDWPRRRLALELSAGEGRWLVLDLAAAPALVDSLPPEFGVAPVWPELERIIGEDGLWRELPHLTPPLRNRLRSIPEEQARSLLRDIESGAVGTFYFGLDHRGRSQVSLWPLEGGGACASVLEAAQQAHGRTLADMARAHGGEDDARSRNIRRIERALARVEADRSRLGEMVAMREKGLALQAHLHGLDKDARLAVVRLCDGNGGEVELRLDPGVTVRENMTRFFARAAKGERGMGIVAARIQALRRELDDARAGRVAPATPSDTSLTPAAPSPLPAKYRGIKVGTYRSSDGFLILRGRSAQANHQLLTKAASPFDYWLHAQDGPGAHVVVRRDFPAQEVPERTIQEAAALAALASHLKMADRGDVLLCLVRDVRTIKGANLGMVGVDKVLRMVRPVIDPALEERLRLDMGS; from the coding sequence ATGGACGCCAGCGTTTTTCGCTTCGTGGCCGAGGAACTGGCCGCGCGCATTCGGGGCCTGCGCATCGAGAAGGTTTTCGCCCCCTTGCCCGACACCTGGACCTTCAGCATGGGCCGGGCGGGGCATCTCGTGCTGTGCACCGGCAAGCCCACCCCCTTTCTCTTCATTTCCCCGCACAAACCGGAAAATCCCCCGTCCCCTTCGGGCCGAGCCATGTGGCTGCGCAAGCGCCTGCGGGACCGGCGCGTGCACGGGATCGTCTCTGACTGGCCCCGGCGGCGTCTGGCCCTGGAGCTTTCCGCCGGCGAGGGGCGCTGGCTCGTCCTCGATCTCGCGGCGGCGCCCGCCCTGGTTGATTCCCTGCCGCCGGAGTTCGGCGTCGCACCCGTCTGGCCGGAGCTTGAGCGGATCATCGGCGAGGACGGGCTGTGGCGCGAACTGCCGCATCTCACGCCGCCCCTGCGCAACCGGCTGCGTTCCATCCCCGAGGAGCAGGCGCGGAGCCTGTTGCGGGATATCGAGAGCGGCGCCGTCGGGACATTCTATTTCGGGCTGGACCACCGCGGCCGCAGCCAGGTCAGCCTTTGGCCCCTTGAAGGCGGCGGCGCCTGCGCAAGCGTCCTGGAGGCTGCGCAGCAGGCCCACGGCCGGACCCTGGCCGACATGGCCAGGGCGCACGGCGGGGAGGACGACGCGAGGTCCCGCAACATCCGGCGCATCGAGCGCGCCCTGGCGCGGGTGGAGGCGGACCGCTCCCGCCTCGGGGAGATGGTCGCCATGCGCGAAAAGGGGCTCGCGTTGCAGGCCCACCTACACGGCCTGGACAAGGACGCCCGTCTGGCAGTGGTCCGGCTCTGCGACGGGAATGGTGGGGAGGTGGAACTCCGCCTGGATCCCGGAGTGACCGTGCGTGAGAACATGACCAGATTTTTTGCCCGCGCGGCCAAGGGCGAGCGGGGCATGGGCATCGTCGCCGCCAGGATCCAGGCCCTGCGCCGGGAACTTGACGATGCGCGGGCGGGCCGCGTCGCGCCGGCCACGCCGTCCGACACGTCCTTGACGCCGGCCGCGCCGAGCCCTTTGCCCGCCAAATACAGGGGCATCAAGGTCGGGACCTACCGCTCCTCCGACGGCTTCCTCATCCTGCGCGGCCGCAGCGCCCAAGCCAATCACCAGCTTTTGACCAAGGCGGCCAGCCCCTTCGACTACTGGCTGCACGCCCAGGACGGACCCGGCGCCCATGTCGTGGTCAGGCGAGATTTCCCGGCCCAGGAGGTCCCCGAGCGGACCATCCAGGAGGCCGCCGCCCTGGCCGCCCTGGCAAGTCACCTGAAGATGGCCGACCGCGGCGATGTGCTGCTGTGCCTGGTCAGGGACGTGCGGACCATCAAGGGGGCGAACCTGGGCATGGTCGGCGTCGACAAGGTTCTGCGAATGGTTCGGCCGGTCATCGATCCCGCCCTCGAAGAACGGCTGCGCCTCGATATGGGGAGCTGA
- a CDS encoding YcaO-like family protein, translating to MIKINPCPKGYVTDLDKTCTPEETVARAREALSRSGKRILAQTRRIDTGRLGIPVFMSICGEDAREIMPTRKQMGKGASPAQAEASALMELAERFSYFSFWNDPANFRPMTWSQARNRFGDNLLPISFLIQSVADKAGEEDAARILDLLPWSFTQVTDIGTGREYMAPLDWFKKLNEFNGSSAGNTLEESMLQGGCELVERHVCAVVDRTRQETPNIDPASFTDPVLVELYDKFIRNGLKVWLKDFSLGLPVPTVAALVFDPATFPHKSEIVFTAGTASSPQKAAIRALTEIAQLGGDFESCSNYEASGLPKFTHPDQFGWLTSGPTVSIDSHPVNQDADIATELMNFCARLREQGFTFFSVDTTQPGLGIPANYNFIPGFLFRERTPMASLGLFVGRILAEDMAPDQAEAGLSVLEEVYPDAHYLPFFRGLVALRQGEIDRAASWFAAAEPQQPERDDRGLAAFYQAYALSQQGLWAETIPHLDRAVDHCPEVKEYFNLRGVAYFKQQHYAGAAANFELALSLDSGSAMDLANLGLCHKFMNNADKARELLGEALRLDPGLDFARNHLNELEAR from the coding sequence ATGATCAAAATAAACCCTTGCCCCAAGGGCTACGTCACGGACCTGGACAAGACCTGCACACCCGAGGAGACCGTCGCCAGGGCCCGCGAAGCCCTGTCCCGCTCCGGCAAACGCATCCTGGCCCAGACCCGGCGCATCGACACCGGCCGGCTGGGCATCCCCGTCTTCATGTCCATCTGCGGCGAGGACGCGCGCGAGATCATGCCCACCCGCAAGCAGATGGGCAAAGGCGCCTCCCCGGCCCAGGCCGAGGCCTCGGCACTGATGGAACTGGCCGAGCGCTTCAGCTACTTCTCCTTCTGGAACGACCCCGCGAACTTCCGGCCCATGACCTGGTCCCAGGCCCGCAACCGGTTCGGCGACAACCTGCTGCCCATATCCTTCCTGATCCAGTCCGTGGCCGACAAGGCAGGCGAAGAGGACGCGGCCCGCATCCTGGACCTCCTGCCGTGGAGCTTCACGCAGGTCACGGACATCGGCACGGGAAGGGAGTACATGGCGCCCCTGGACTGGTTCAAGAAGCTCAACGAGTTCAACGGTTCCTCGGCCGGCAACACCCTGGAGGAATCCATGCTCCAGGGCGGCTGCGAGCTTGTCGAGCGCCACGTCTGCGCCGTGGTCGACCGCACGCGGCAGGAGACCCCGAACATCGACCCGGCCTCCTTCACGGACCCGGTGCTGGTCGAGCTCTACGACAAGTTCATCCGCAACGGACTCAAAGTCTGGCTCAAGGATTTCAGCCTCGGCCTGCCCGTGCCCACGGTGGCGGCCCTGGTTTTTGACCCGGCCACCTTCCCGCACAAAAGCGAGATCGTCTTCACCGCCGGCACGGCCTCGTCGCCCCAGAAGGCGGCCATCCGCGCCCTGACCGAGATCGCCCAGCTCGGCGGCGACTTCGAGAGCTGCAGCAACTACGAGGCCTCGGGCCTGCCCAAGTTCACCCACCCCGACCAGTTCGGCTGGCTGACGTCGGGCCCAACTGTCTCCATTGACTCCCACCCGGTAAACCAGGACGCGGACATCGCCACGGAGCTCATGAACTTTTGCGCGCGGCTCAGGGAGCAGGGCTTCACGTTCTTCTCCGTCGACACCACGCAGCCGGGCCTGGGCATCCCGGCCAACTACAACTTCATCCCGGGCTTCCTGTTCCGGGAGCGCACGCCCATGGCCTCCCTGGGCCTCTTCGTCGGCCGCATCCTGGCCGAGGACATGGCCCCGGACCAGGCCGAAGCCGGCCTGTCCGTGCTGGAAGAAGTCTATCCCGACGCCCACTACCTGCCCTTCTTCCGTGGCCTGGTCGCCCTGCGTCAGGGCGAGATCGACCGGGCTGCCAGCTGGTTCGCCGCGGCCGAGCCGCAGCAGCCCGAACGCGACGACCGCGGTCTGGCCGCCTTCTACCAGGCCTACGCCCTGTCCCAGCAGGGCCTGTGGGCCGAGACCATCCCGCACCTGGATCGGGCCGTGGACCACTGCCCCGAGGTCAAGGAGTACTTCAACCTGCGCGGGGTGGCCTATTTCAAGCAACAGCATTACGCAGGCGCCGCGGCCAATTTCGAGCTGGCCCTGAGCCTGGACAGCGGCTCGGCCATGGACCTTGCCAACCTCGGCCTGTGCCATAAATTCATGAACAATGCGGACAAGGCGCGGGAACTGCTGGGCGAAGCCCTGCGGCTCGACCCGGGCCTGGACTTCGCACGCAACCACCTGAACGAACTGGAAGCCCGATAA
- a CDS encoding DUF4123 domain-containing protein, translating into MHEAVNTIAGRKICDPKDVLEEVLSKGWSAWLVLDPGCHPDALAQLYALEPDRQTTLLFFDSCLEHMHELSPRFAPLTPDSPVLDWLEEHDPKGWGMVVASDATSEDILAHLRSLLMVRTEGENLIFRVWDGRILAHICAVMPEETQLLLGPMRLVPTRTVEGGWVRIDRPGESAAMNGTINPCPWYYFSPRHAEIFREGRDHEELHHCAGILRTEVVNSEVHPPVVIGEKERAGPRTCPFCD; encoded by the coding sequence ATGCATGAAGCAGTCAATACGATTGCAGGGCGAAAAATTTGCGATCCCAAAGACGTCCTTGAAGAAGTCCTGAGCAAAGGCTGGAGCGCCTGGCTTGTCCTGGACCCAGGCTGTCACCCTGACGCGCTTGCGCAACTCTACGCCCTGGAGCCCGACAGACAAACAACGCTGCTCTTCTTCGATTCCTGCCTGGAGCACATGCACGAACTCTCCCCCCGCTTCGCTCCCTTGACGCCTGACTCTCCGGTCCTCGACTGGCTCGAGGAACACGACCCCAAAGGATGGGGCATGGTTGTTGCCTCGGACGCGACATCCGAAGACATCCTGGCCCACCTGCGAAGCTTGCTTATGGTCAGGACGGAAGGAGAAAACCTCATCTTCCGCGTCTGGGACGGAAGAATTCTGGCGCACATCTGCGCCGTCATGCCCGAAGAGACGCAGTTGCTTCTGGGCCCGATGCGGCTCGTCCCGACCCGCACGGTGGAGGGGGGCTGGGTGCGTATCGACCGGCCCGGCGAGTCCGCCGCAATGAACGGCACCATCAATCCCTGTCCATGGTACTACTTCAGCCCGCGCCACGCCGAGATCTTCAGGGAAGGACGCGATCATGAAGAACTTCACCACTGTGCGGGAATACTACGTACGGAGGTCGTGAACTCCGAAGTGCATCCACCCGTCGTGATAGGGGAAAAGGAAAGGGCAGGCCCGAGGACCTGCCCTTTTTGCGACTAG
- a CDS encoding glycosyltransferase family 2 protein encodes MTCVSVIIPTHNRAEVLGRAVASVLAQSRSDLELIVVDDGSTDRTAEVLAGFDDPRLTGMRQENKGVSSARNLGIAASRGRYIALLDSDDYWMPEKLERQVRFMAESGLQICQTDEIWIRDGVRVNPRFKHAKPAGWFLEKSLELCLISPSCVMFSRGLWGELGPFDERLTACEDYSLWLRVGVRHAVGLVPEALVVKTGGHADQLSRRIIGLDLYRVYAVIDLLRTMDLTAEQRALAVASLRERVRLYAQGCIKYGKDEEALRVRELAAPFLP; translated from the coding sequence ATGACATGTGTTTCCGTAATTATTCCCACCCACAACCGGGCGGAGGTTCTGGGCCGGGCCGTGGCCTCGGTGCTGGCGCAGAGCCGGTCCGACCTGGAGCTCATCGTCGTCGACGACGGCTCCACCGACCGCACCGCGGAGGTCCTGGCCGGATTCGACGATCCCCGGCTTACGGGAATGCGTCAGGAAAATAAAGGGGTGAGCTCCGCCCGCAACCTGGGCATCGCCGCCAGCCGGGGCAGGTACATCGCGCTCCTGGACTCGGACGATTACTGGATGCCGGAAAAGCTTGAGCGGCAGGTCCGCTTCATGGCCGAAAGCGGCCTGCAGATCTGCCAGACCGACGAGATCTGGATTCGCGACGGGGTGCGGGTCAACCCGCGCTTCAAGCACGCCAAGCCCGCCGGGTGGTTTCTGGAGAAATCCCTGGAACTGTGCCTGATCAGCCCGTCGTGCGTCATGTTCTCGCGCGGCCTGTGGGGGGAGCTCGGCCCCTTCGACGAACGGCTTACGGCCTGCGAGGACTACAGTCTGTGGCTGCGGGTCGGGGTCCGCCATGCGGTCGGCCTGGTCCCCGAGGCCCTGGTCGTCAAGACCGGTGGGCACGCGGACCAGCTGTCGCGGCGCATCATCGGCCTGGACCTGTACCGCGTCTACGCCGTCATCGACCTGTTGCGGACCATGGATCTGACCGCCGAGCAGCGGGCCCTGGCCGTGGCGTCCCTGCGGGAGCGGGTACGGCTCTACGCCCAGGGCTGCATCAAGTACGGCAAGGACGAGGAGGCGTTGCGGGTTCGGGAGCTGGCGGCGCCTTTCCTGCCGTGA
- the dksA gene encoding RNA polymerase-binding protein DksA produces MEAKDLEFFREYLTKMIDDIQRQGEATIEEMSDNVEYYSDPADRASAESDRTFTLRLRDRDRKLIKKINEALDRIDDGSFGVCEDCGEDIGIPRLKARPMTTLCIECKSRREEEERLRGD; encoded by the coding sequence ATGGAAGCCAAGGACCTTGAGTTCTTCAGAGAATATTTGACCAAGATGATTGACGACATCCAGCGTCAGGGCGAGGCGACCATCGAGGAAATGTCGGACAACGTGGAGTATTACTCCGATCCCGCCGACAGGGCCTCGGCCGAGTCCGACCGCACCTTCACCCTGCGCCTGCGCGACCGGGACCGCAAGCTGATCAAGAAGATCAACGAGGCCCTGGACCGCATCGACGACGGCTCCTTCGGCGTCTGCGAGGACTGCGGCGAGGACATCGGGATTCCGCGCCTCAAGGCCCGCCCCATGACCACGCTGTGCATCGAGTGCAAGAGTCGCCGGGAAGAGGAAGAGCGTCTGCGCGGCGACTAG
- a CDS encoding helicase HerA-like domain-containing protein gives MIDGQRFLLGGADGAGVYQLAAMGNRHGLVTGATGTGKTITLQVLAESFSRMGVPVFAADIKGDLSGIAAPGNPHPKVEERLARMPAEGFAFEGNPTVFWDVFGVSGHPLRTSVSEMGPLLLSTLMELNETQTGIMYACFRIADEQGLLLLDLKDLRAMLSFMAENAAELRGTFGNISPASVGAIQRQLLVLEEQGGDVFFGEPALALADLMHTDFSGRGVISILDAAGLMARSPKIYATFLLWLLSELFEQLPEVGNPERPSLVFFFDEAHLLFDNAPKALIDKIEQVVRLIRSKGVGVYFVTQSPADIPDEVLGQLGLKIQHALRAYTPREQKTVRSVAESFRANPAFDTAAAITELGTGEALVSVLDDKGRPGVVERVLVRPPQSRIGPLTEPERAQILGRSPLKGRYDAMVDRESAFELLQARARTKEDQARDLAESAAREKEEAARGGTFDWLTGTSRRQGLGEAMVKSAARTIGTQLGRQILRGVLGSIFGGRK, from the coding sequence ATGATCGACGGACAACGCTTTCTTCTCGGCGGAGCGGACGGGGCCGGAGTGTACCAGCTGGCCGCCATGGGCAACCGGCACGGGCTGGTGACCGGGGCTACGGGCACCGGCAAGACCATCACCCTGCAAGTCCTGGCCGAGAGCTTCTCGCGCATGGGCGTCCCGGTTTTCGCCGCGGACATCAAGGGCGACCTGTCCGGCATCGCCGCGCCCGGCAATCCCCATCCGAAGGTCGAGGAACGTTTGGCCCGCATGCCTGCCGAGGGGTTCGCCTTCGAGGGCAACCCGACGGTCTTCTGGGACGTATTCGGCGTTTCGGGGCATCCGCTCAGGACCAGCGTCTCGGAGATGGGGCCCCTGCTGCTCTCGACGCTCATGGAGCTCAACGAAACCCAGACGGGCATCATGTACGCCTGCTTCCGCATCGCCGACGAGCAGGGTCTGCTGCTTCTGGACCTCAAAGACCTGCGGGCCATGCTGTCCTTCATGGCCGAGAACGCAGCCGAACTTCGCGGGACCTTCGGCAACATCAGCCCGGCCAGCGTCGGGGCCATTCAGCGGCAGCTCCTGGTGCTGGAGGAGCAGGGCGGGGACGTCTTCTTCGGCGAGCCGGCCCTGGCCCTGGCGGATCTCATGCACACGGATTTTTCCGGACGCGGGGTGATCTCGATCCTGGACGCGGCCGGCCTCATGGCCCGCTCGCCCAAGATTTACGCGACGTTTCTGCTGTGGCTGCTGTCGGAGCTCTTCGAGCAGCTGCCCGAGGTCGGCAACCCCGAGCGCCCGAGCCTCGTCTTCTTCTTCGACGAAGCGCACCTGCTTTTCGACAACGCGCCCAAGGCCCTGATCGACAAGATCGAGCAGGTCGTGCGCCTGATCCGCTCCAAGGGCGTGGGCGTCTACTTCGTCACCCAGTCGCCGGCCGACATCCCGGACGAGGTCCTGGGGCAGCTCGGGCTCAAGATCCAGCACGCCCTGCGGGCCTACACCCCCAGGGAGCAGAAGACCGTGCGCAGCGTGGCCGAGAGCTTCCGGGCCAACCCGGCCTTCGACACGGCCGCGGCCATCACGGAACTGGGGACCGGAGAAGCACTCGTGTCCGTCCTCGACGACAAGGGGCGCCCCGGCGTGGTCGAGCGGGTGCTGGTGCGGCCGCCGCAGTCCCGGATCGGTCCTCTGACGGAGCCCGAGCGCGCCCAGATTCTCGGCCGTTCGCCCCTCAAGGGCCGCTACGACGCCATGGTCGACCGCGAGTCGGCCTTCGAACTTCTGCAGGCCAGGGCCAGGACCAAGGAGGATCAGGCCCGCGACCTGGCCGAATCGGCGGCGCGCGAGAAGGAGGAAGCGGCCCGGGGCGGGACCTTCGACTGGCTGACGGGAACTTCCCGCCGCCAGGGACTGGGGGAGGCCATGGTCAAGAGCGCGGCGCGGACCATAGGGACGCAGCTTGGGCGGCAGATCCTGCGCGGTGTGCTCGGCTCCATCTTCGGGGGCCGCAAGTAG